One window from the genome of Strix aluco isolate bStrAlu1 chromosome 28, bStrAlu1.hap1, whole genome shotgun sequence encodes:
- the ENTPD4 gene encoding ectonucleoside triphosphate diphosphohydrolase 4 isoform X2 codes for MGRISISCLLPASWHFSISPVGCPRILNTTLRQIVVIGILAAAVSLLYYSLVVIRNKYGRAYRDKRFHRYLARVTDTEATDTNNPNLNYGIVVDCGSSGSRIFVYCWPRHNGNPHDLLDIKQMRDKTRKPVVMKIKPGISEFASSPEKVSDYISPLLSFAAEHVPRAKHKETPLYILCTAGMRILPESQQKAILEDLLTDIPVHFDFLFSDSHAEVISGKQEGVYAWIGINFVLGRFEHTDDEDEAIVEVHVPGSENKEAIFRKRTVGILDMGGVSTQIAYEVPKTEEVAKNLLAEFNLGCDAHQTEHVYRVYVATFLGFGGNAARQRYEDSLFTSTVLKNRLLGKQTGLTSDSPYLDPCLPLDAQDEIQQNGQIMYLRGTGDFNLCREIIQPFMNKTNETQTSLNGVYQPAVHFQNSEFYGFSEFYYCTEDVLRMGGDYNAAKFTKAAKDYCATKWSVLRERFDRGLYASHADLHRLKYQCFKSAWMYEVFHSGFSFPASYSNLKTALQVYDKEVQWTLGAILYRTRFLPLRDIQQENFRGSHSHWRSFSFVYNHYLFFVCFLIVLLSILLYLLRLRRIHRRMLHNSSATSLWIEEGLPPQKIAGPL; via the exons ATGGGGAG GATCAGCATCTCATGTTTGCTTCCCGCTTCCTGGCACTTCAGCATCTCTCCGGTGGGGTGTCCGCGTATTCTCAACACCACTTTGCGACAGATCGTTGTGATAGGAAtacttgctgctgctgtctctttGCTTTACTACTCTCTGGTAGTCATCCGCAATAAGTATGGGCGTGCATACAGGGACAAAAGATTCCACAG ATATCTTGCCCGAGTAACTGACACTGAAGCTACAGATACAAACAACCCCAATCTGAACTATGGAATAGTTGTGGACTGTGGCAGCAGTGGCTCTCGGATTTTTGTGTATTGTTGGCCAAGGCACAATGGTAATCCACACGATCTGCTGGACATCAAACAGATGAgggacaaaaccagaaaaccagtGGTGATGAAAATTAAACCAG GCATTTCGGAGTTTGCCAGCTCTCCTGAAAAGGTCAGTGATTATATTTCTCCACTTCTGAGCTTTGCTGCTGAACATGTGCCACGTGCAAAGCACAAAGAGACTCCTCTTTATATTCTGTGTACTGCAGGAATGAGGATTCTGCCAGAAAG CCAGCAGAAGGCAATACTTGAAGATCTGCTCACTGATATTCCTGtgcattttgattttctgttttcgGACTCACATGCAGAGGTTATTTCAGGGAAACAGGAAG GAGTATATGCATGGATTGGCATCAACTTTGTTCTTGGAAGATTTGAACATACAGATGATG AGGATGAAGCGATTGTGGAGGTGCATGTCCCAGGCAGTGAAAACAAAGAGGCCATCTTCCGTAAGAGGACAGTGGGTATTCTTGACATGGGCGGAGTGTCGACTCAGATAGCATACGAAGTCCCTAAAACT GAGGAAGTAGCCAAAAACTTACTTGCAGAATTCAACTTGGGCTGTGATGCTCATCAAACCGAGCACGTATACAGAGTCTACGTTGCAACGTTCCTTGGCTTTGGAGGAAACGCAGCGCGCCAGCGATATGAAGACAGTCTGTTTACCAGCACAGTGCTTAAAAACAG ACTGCTGGGCAAACAGACTGGCCTGACTTCTGATTCACCCTACCTAGACCCTTGCCTGCCCCTAGATGCTCAGGATGAGATCCAGCAGAACGGACAGATAATGTATCTGCGGGGAACGGGAGATTTTAATCTGTGTCGTGAAATTATTCAACCGTTCATGAATAAGACTAATGAAACGCAGACATCTCTTAATGGTGTCTATCAGCCTGCTGTGCACTTTCAGAACAGTGAATTCTATGGTTTCTCAGAGTTCTACTACTGCACCGAGGACGTGTTACGCATGGGAGGAGATTACAATGCTGCTAAATTTACTAAAGCCGCAAAG gaTTATTGTGCCACTAAGTGGTCTGTCCTACGAGAACGTTTTGACCGTGGTCTTTATGCATCACATGCTGATCTCCACAGATTGAA GTACCAGTGTTTTAAGTCTGCCTGGATGTATGAAGTATTTCACAGTGGTTTCTCTTTTCCTGCGAGTTACAGCAATTTGAAAACAGCTCTGCAGGTTTATGACAAAGAGGTGCAATGGACCTTGGGAGCCATTCTTTACCGAACACGGTTTTTACCTTTAAG AGACATCCAGCAAGAAAACTTCCGTGGAAGTCACTCCCACTGGAGGAGCTTCTCCTTTGTTTACAATCACTAtttgttttttgtctgttttctgatTGTGCTGCTCTCCATCCTGCTTTACCTGCTGAGGCTCCGACGGATCCACAGGAGAATGTTGCATAACAGCTCAGCTACTTCCCTATGGATCGAGGAAGGCCTCCCACCACAGAAGATCGCAGGACCCTTATGA
- the ENTPD4 gene encoding ectonucleoside triphosphate diphosphohydrolase 4 isoform X1 → MGRISISCLLPASWHFSISPVGCPRILNTTLRQIVVIGILAAAVSLLYYSLVVIRNKYGRAYRDKRFHRYLARVTDTEATDTNNPNLNYGIVVDCGSSGSRIFVYCWPRHNGNPHDLLDIKQMRDKTRKPVVMKIKPGISEFASSPEKVSDYISPLLSFAAEHVPRAKHKETPLYILCTAGMRILPESQQKAILEDLLTDIPVHFDFLFSDSHAEVISGKQEGVYAWIGINFVLGRFEHTDDEDEAIVEVHVPGSENKEAIFRKRTVGILDMGGVSTQIAYEVPKTVSFASSQQEEVAKNLLAEFNLGCDAHQTEHVYRVYVATFLGFGGNAARQRYEDSLFTSTVLKNRLLGKQTGLTSDSPYLDPCLPLDAQDEIQQNGQIMYLRGTGDFNLCREIIQPFMNKTNETQTSLNGVYQPAVHFQNSEFYGFSEFYYCTEDVLRMGGDYNAAKFTKAAKDYCATKWSVLRERFDRGLYASHADLHRLKYQCFKSAWMYEVFHSGFSFPASYSNLKTALQVYDKEVQWTLGAILYRTRFLPLRDIQQENFRGSHSHWRSFSFVYNHYLFFVCFLIVLLSILLYLLRLRRIHRRMLHNSSATSLWIEEGLPPQKIAGPL, encoded by the exons ATGGGGAG GATCAGCATCTCATGTTTGCTTCCCGCTTCCTGGCACTTCAGCATCTCTCCGGTGGGGTGTCCGCGTATTCTCAACACCACTTTGCGACAGATCGTTGTGATAGGAAtacttgctgctgctgtctctttGCTTTACTACTCTCTGGTAGTCATCCGCAATAAGTATGGGCGTGCATACAGGGACAAAAGATTCCACAG ATATCTTGCCCGAGTAACTGACACTGAAGCTACAGATACAAACAACCCCAATCTGAACTATGGAATAGTTGTGGACTGTGGCAGCAGTGGCTCTCGGATTTTTGTGTATTGTTGGCCAAGGCACAATGGTAATCCACACGATCTGCTGGACATCAAACAGATGAgggacaaaaccagaaaaccagtGGTGATGAAAATTAAACCAG GCATTTCGGAGTTTGCCAGCTCTCCTGAAAAGGTCAGTGATTATATTTCTCCACTTCTGAGCTTTGCTGCTGAACATGTGCCACGTGCAAAGCACAAAGAGACTCCTCTTTATATTCTGTGTACTGCAGGAATGAGGATTCTGCCAGAAAG CCAGCAGAAGGCAATACTTGAAGATCTGCTCACTGATATTCCTGtgcattttgattttctgttttcgGACTCACATGCAGAGGTTATTTCAGGGAAACAGGAAG GAGTATATGCATGGATTGGCATCAACTTTGTTCTTGGAAGATTTGAACATACAGATGATG AGGATGAAGCGATTGTGGAGGTGCATGTCCCAGGCAGTGAAAACAAAGAGGCCATCTTCCGTAAGAGGACAGTGGGTATTCTTGACATGGGCGGAGTGTCGACTCAGATAGCATACGAAGTCCCTAAAACTGTAAGCTTTGCCTCTTCACAGCAG GAGGAAGTAGCCAAAAACTTACTTGCAGAATTCAACTTGGGCTGTGATGCTCATCAAACCGAGCACGTATACAGAGTCTACGTTGCAACGTTCCTTGGCTTTGGAGGAAACGCAGCGCGCCAGCGATATGAAGACAGTCTGTTTACCAGCACAGTGCTTAAAAACAG ACTGCTGGGCAAACAGACTGGCCTGACTTCTGATTCACCCTACCTAGACCCTTGCCTGCCCCTAGATGCTCAGGATGAGATCCAGCAGAACGGACAGATAATGTATCTGCGGGGAACGGGAGATTTTAATCTGTGTCGTGAAATTATTCAACCGTTCATGAATAAGACTAATGAAACGCAGACATCTCTTAATGGTGTCTATCAGCCTGCTGTGCACTTTCAGAACAGTGAATTCTATGGTTTCTCAGAGTTCTACTACTGCACCGAGGACGTGTTACGCATGGGAGGAGATTACAATGCTGCTAAATTTACTAAAGCCGCAAAG gaTTATTGTGCCACTAAGTGGTCTGTCCTACGAGAACGTTTTGACCGTGGTCTTTATGCATCACATGCTGATCTCCACAGATTGAA GTACCAGTGTTTTAAGTCTGCCTGGATGTATGAAGTATTTCACAGTGGTTTCTCTTTTCCTGCGAGTTACAGCAATTTGAAAACAGCTCTGCAGGTTTATGACAAAGAGGTGCAATGGACCTTGGGAGCCATTCTTTACCGAACACGGTTTTTACCTTTAAG AGACATCCAGCAAGAAAACTTCCGTGGAAGTCACTCCCACTGGAGGAGCTTCTCCTTTGTTTACAATCACTAtttgttttttgtctgttttctgatTGTGCTGCTCTCCATCCTGCTTTACCTGCTGAGGCTCCGACGGATCCACAGGAGAATGTTGCATAACAGCTCAGCTACTTCCCTATGGATCGAGGAAGGCCTCCCACCACAGAAGATCGCAGGACCCTTATGA
- the ENTPD4 gene encoding ectonucleoside triphosphate diphosphohydrolase 4 isoform X3 has translation MGRISISCLLPASWHFSISPVGCPRILNTTLRQIVVIGILAAAVSLLYYSLVVIRNKYGRAYRDKRFHRYLARVTDTEATDTNNPNLNYGIVVDCGSSGSRIFVYCWPRHNGNPHDLLDIKQMRDKTRKPVVMKIKPGISEFASSPEKVSDYISPLLSFAAEHVPRAKHKETPLYILCTAGMRILPESQQKAILEDLLTDIPVHFDFLFSDSHAEVISGKQEGVYAWIGINFVLGRFEHTDDEDEAIVEVHVPGSENKEAIFRKRTVGILDMGGVSTQIAYEVPKTVSFASSQQEEVAKNLLAEFNLGCDAHQTEHVYRVYVATFLGFGGNAARQRYEDSLFTSTVLKNRLLGKQTGLTSDSPYLDPCLPLDAQDEIQQNGQIMYLRGTGDFNLCREIIQPFMNKTNETQTSLNGVYQPAVHFQNSEFYGFSEFYYCTEDVLRMGGDYNAAKFTKAAKDYCATKWSVLRERFDRGLYASHADLHRLKYQCFKSAWMYEVFHSGFSFPASYSNLKTALQVYDKEVQWTLGAILYRTRFLPLRLRRIHRRMLHNSSATSLWIEEGLPPQKIAGPL, from the exons ATGGGGAG GATCAGCATCTCATGTTTGCTTCCCGCTTCCTGGCACTTCAGCATCTCTCCGGTGGGGTGTCCGCGTATTCTCAACACCACTTTGCGACAGATCGTTGTGATAGGAAtacttgctgctgctgtctctttGCTTTACTACTCTCTGGTAGTCATCCGCAATAAGTATGGGCGTGCATACAGGGACAAAAGATTCCACAG ATATCTTGCCCGAGTAACTGACACTGAAGCTACAGATACAAACAACCCCAATCTGAACTATGGAATAGTTGTGGACTGTGGCAGCAGTGGCTCTCGGATTTTTGTGTATTGTTGGCCAAGGCACAATGGTAATCCACACGATCTGCTGGACATCAAACAGATGAgggacaaaaccagaaaaccagtGGTGATGAAAATTAAACCAG GCATTTCGGAGTTTGCCAGCTCTCCTGAAAAGGTCAGTGATTATATTTCTCCACTTCTGAGCTTTGCTGCTGAACATGTGCCACGTGCAAAGCACAAAGAGACTCCTCTTTATATTCTGTGTACTGCAGGAATGAGGATTCTGCCAGAAAG CCAGCAGAAGGCAATACTTGAAGATCTGCTCACTGATATTCCTGtgcattttgattttctgttttcgGACTCACATGCAGAGGTTATTTCAGGGAAACAGGAAG GAGTATATGCATGGATTGGCATCAACTTTGTTCTTGGAAGATTTGAACATACAGATGATG AGGATGAAGCGATTGTGGAGGTGCATGTCCCAGGCAGTGAAAACAAAGAGGCCATCTTCCGTAAGAGGACAGTGGGTATTCTTGACATGGGCGGAGTGTCGACTCAGATAGCATACGAAGTCCCTAAAACTGTAAGCTTTGCCTCTTCACAGCAG GAGGAAGTAGCCAAAAACTTACTTGCAGAATTCAACTTGGGCTGTGATGCTCATCAAACCGAGCACGTATACAGAGTCTACGTTGCAACGTTCCTTGGCTTTGGAGGAAACGCAGCGCGCCAGCGATATGAAGACAGTCTGTTTACCAGCACAGTGCTTAAAAACAG ACTGCTGGGCAAACAGACTGGCCTGACTTCTGATTCACCCTACCTAGACCCTTGCCTGCCCCTAGATGCTCAGGATGAGATCCAGCAGAACGGACAGATAATGTATCTGCGGGGAACGGGAGATTTTAATCTGTGTCGTGAAATTATTCAACCGTTCATGAATAAGACTAATGAAACGCAGACATCTCTTAATGGTGTCTATCAGCCTGCTGTGCACTTTCAGAACAGTGAATTCTATGGTTTCTCAGAGTTCTACTACTGCACCGAGGACGTGTTACGCATGGGAGGAGATTACAATGCTGCTAAATTTACTAAAGCCGCAAAG gaTTATTGTGCCACTAAGTGGTCTGTCCTACGAGAACGTTTTGACCGTGGTCTTTATGCATCACATGCTGATCTCCACAGATTGAA GTACCAGTGTTTTAAGTCTGCCTGGATGTATGAAGTATTTCACAGTGGTTTCTCTTTTCCTGCGAGTTACAGCAATTTGAAAACAGCTCTGCAGGTTTATGACAAAGAGGTGCAATGGACCTTGGGAGCCATTCTTTACCGAACACGGTTTTTACCTTTAAG GCTCCGACGGATCCACAGGAGAATGTTGCATAACAGCTCAGCTACTTCCCTATGGATCGAGGAAGGCCTCCCACCACAGAAGATCGCAGGACCCTTATGA